The segment cttaggcacatatatttaGGTAGGCTGTCcagaacttttgcacagtactgtggtaattttatgtattgcactgtactgctgatgcaaaaaaaaaacaagtttcatgacctatgtgaatgatgataaacctgattctgatctggatctctgttgtggactgagagtgggaagggggcagggagaggggaatcactgttggggaaaggggaagggagaggggagggcggTACCAGGAAGCACCAGATGATGACCTTGCCTGCTGGCTTAGCGCTGGGTCTGCACACAAGCCACATACCCCTGCCCCGGCActcctcctccaccacctgtCCCACGcccctccctcaccattccccacatCCTTTGTtccagccagatttacaaactcgatctccactccacattgacaaatacattactgtgcaaaagtcttaggcacattaaTTATACACATGTACCTAAGAGCTCCTCACATACCTAGTACTCAGATCCCTGGAATGCATTTTGGATGAACACCTTCTAACTCTAAAATGAGAATGCTAAACTAAGCCAAAAAGATTATAAAGGCAGGTCAGGGCAAAAAACCACAACGTATATATCAGTGGGCACTTTGCTAGGTACTTCctttacttaataaagtggccactcagtgtatattcattgtcttctgctgctgtagctcatccacttccaagtttgatgtgttgtgcattcagagatactcttccgCACACCGTTGTAACGCCTGGTTATCTGAGTTCCTGTTAGCTtcaaccagtctggtcattctcctctgacctctctcagtaacaaggcatttttgctcacagaactaccacttactggattttttatttgcctttgtaccattctctgtgaactctagaaatCAATGTTCCATAAAATCCCAGATCAGTAATTTCTGAGACACTGAAACCACCCTGTCCGGCACCAGCAATTATTCCATGGTAAGGtgacattccttccccattccaatctttggtctgaataacaactaaatttcttgaccatgtctgcatgcttttatgcattgagttgctgccacatgattttcTGATATTTGAATTAATGAGCAAGTATACCTaaaagagtggccactgagtgtttgtctGAATAACAGTTTGATATTAATGGACTAAATAAAAGGCAGCCAATGAAGTTAGTGATTAAAGTTAGGATCCAACGTTAGGATTATTGGTTATACTGGAAATATGTTGGGAAATTCAGAGTAATAGCTGGATAAAGTGAACGGAACACATGCAATACAAGAAATACTTGGAGTGGACACTGCATTTATTGGGTAATGGTGTAGTTCATCAAATTGTGGGTGCACAGAGTTAGCAGCAGACTTTTCAAGTAATACATCAGAAGCTTAGCTGTgatagggacatgttcaacacagacGTTGGATTGTCAGAGAGCACCCTCTAGTGCTCTGCATGCCTTGGTATTTCCAGTTGTGCATGCACTTTATATGTTCAGTCCTAACAGGGAACTCTTCTAGTTAAGAGTCTTGAGATGTCTCCATGATCCTTGTGCAAGATCCCATGATCTGTTTATTCAATCCATTGTCTCACTTATTAGATTTAACAGAATCATCTCTACATCGACAGTTGACAAATGCACCATTTGATGTGTTAATGAGTCAGATCAGATCTTTTGTTTGATGACACCGAGGAAACAGACGATCAGTCGGGAGATTGCTGCTTCAGTGGAGATGCAGCCTTGCCTAGGAAAGGCTAGGTATGGATGGATAGATGACAGACAGAGGGACAGGATTTAACAAGTCAGATCAGTTATTTTGTTTGACTATCACTTATTTTTGTTGTGTTCAGTGGAGCAGACATTATCAGTCGGGATTGCTGCTTCTGTGGAGATGCAGTCTCTCCTCATTGGAAAACCATGCGCCTGGATAAAGCTGAGCTCAAACCCTAATACCTCCCAACCGCTCAGCAAACATACCCACCTGCATTTGTGCACAAAGAAGGCAGTGGTCATGGAACCAGAAAACGGCTCAGAAATAACAAGTACGTGGGATATCATGTTACAGAGCAAGAATACTTCTTGAAAAATTCTAACAACTGAACCCCCCCTTGTGTTAACTATGGTATATTTCATTCTGAGATACCTAATAGCCCCCTCCCTCGCCACTTAGTACACCTTCTCCAGTCTTTTCTTCGCAGGATTTGGGTATTGAGGGTTTTCGATGACGCCCTCCCCGAATTTTAGTTCCAGAAACCGCCTGTGATTGTTGGGCGCGTAAGCAGTGACCCCAGCAAACTGCATGGGTACGAGTGGCTTCAGAAAGTGCTCGGGGAACTCAACGTCCTGCTTGTGATCCATCCAGCTGCTTTTGGTCATGATGCCTTCCCTGGGATAGAAGGGCCACAGGTCAACATGCAGGTGATTGCTTTCACTGTACTGCACTCTGTAGAATTCTCCCTCCACTGCCTTTTCCCACAAGTAGCCGTTCTCATCAACAATTGAGCCCGAATCCAGACTCCTCAGCAACTCGCACTTCTCCACGTCTTCCAGGTAAATCCCAAAATCCACGTCGTAGTCCCAGGGAATGATATCCTGTTGACGGACTGCTCCCAGTAGCGTGCCGCCCTCCATCCAGTAGCGGACCCCCGCGGATTCCAAGATCTTTATGACGTACTTGGCAGTCTCACGCAAGGCTCTGAGGCAGCAAGGCGGAGTCCACTTGTTTTCATATAGGTATTCAGGGGTGTCGTCATGCACAGTGCCAAAACAGCGAGGAGTGTCTTTGCCGCACCCGTACCAGTGCTCCTTCCCGTCAGCCTCGACCACTCGCTTTATGCCAAAGTCTTTGAAGAGCTGAGCCAACCTTGCTTTGGCATTGTTGTCAGCCTTCCACTGATTGTGAGCCGACATGTACAGAGAGCGCTGGTATGAAGAGAAAGCCACATTATCTGCTGTCTTCACCCTCCAGCCACGCAGCGAAGATTGAATGAAGAGGGAGGTCATGAGTGGCCTCAGCATAGGCTGAGAGAGGTTGAACAAGTCTTCCGTCCGAAGGAGAACCACGGCATCTCCCCCAACGGCATCGCAAAGCTGACCGGCAGACAGGCTATAAATTGCACTCCATTCCTTTAGGTTAACCTGCAAGTTTAGACATTGAAACAT is part of the Hemitrygon akajei chromosome 25, sHemAka1.3, whole genome shotgun sequence genome and harbors:
- the fkrp gene encoding ribitol 5-phosphate transferase FKRP, yielding MRISLCQLLLTGAILINLVVLYYVSRTQQQMLKHKEPGKVASRRLSLSRVTGITVLIREFEDFENWVVGVAQSFTKGRPDQPIVVVADKLPYPPLGLPDKPNIQMVLLKASPDQPPHVVRPEFYIKTEYTLLVPDGAQLDSAQQIEHLLQEFEANKEKARMVAAPVQPSGMFQCLNLQVNLKEWSAIYSLSAGQLCDAVGGDAVVLLRTEDLFNLSQPMLRPLMTSLFIQSSLRGWRVKTADNVAFSSYQRSLYMSAHNQWKADNNAKARLAQLFKDFGIKRVVEADGKEHWYGCGKDTPRCFGTVHDDTPEYLYENKWTPPCCLRALRETAKYVIKILESAGVRYWMEGGTLLGAVRQQDIIPWDYDVDFGIYLEDVEKCELLRSLDSGSIVDENGYLWEKAVEGEFYRVQYSESNHLHVDLWPFYPREGIMTKSSWMDHKQDVEFPEHFLKPLVPMQFAGVTAYAPNNHRRFLELKFGEGVIENPQYPNPAKKRLEKVY